Proteins encoded in a region of the Photobacterium angustum genome:
- a CDS encoding methyl-accepting chemotaxis protein, with protein sequence MKQVHRAKKLSVVLRIQFVLAILVTISVVLSFSGNNGLNNMTREFDVLSNQAVPVSLKNATIVTSALEVEQSLSDMLMSDNEQSLNQTFAIYKNMHSQGEDAGKELEVLATNYKINWLKQYADKYLSEVESINELAFDIYSIQKEIILNKEKLSTERSTMNYAVSSVRSEMSRVGITLYSDNEYAMSNVTNFLNHAVELSGNLMLLVTEPDVVKARLIAKDLKRTNLSGMKYAWGELVRENDAINDFSSLTVPFEMVKKLFADQGYIERYLNVLKLDEEQSIKYTEVKHQTSLIMDLLQVITQQSHGLIKNGENGFTHASNDARQMFLIFSIIGLIISVFAGSWISRVVRKSIEHISDVVNKISEGNLTVKANTNAASEFAQLAEVLNDLCDHDRESLQQLITNSNELTSAAELSMRASTTSRVALQNQSEELAVVTTSMTQLEGSIREISQSSSESEKQAQKAQQLALNGVGIIECSTQGLLALEEQFAINEKRMQELDNYVKEITEVVELISSIANNTNLLALNAAIEAARAGEQGRGFAVVADEVRQLASETNQQTESIRNTIASLHKAADDVNEAMLVSRKEMMSSIERSSDVQQAINLIKNTISDINQQMVTIAVATQQQERASQHVAQNLEQVASRAQQNNHQLDTLVDEAERVAVIAQQQQGMLSRYHLEDENDPVLSFETPVSTN encoded by the coding sequence ATGAAGCAAGTACATCGCGCAAAAAAATTATCTGTTGTTTTAAGGATACAGTTTGTTTTAGCAATACTAGTAACAATCAGTGTTGTGCTTTCTTTTTCGGGTAATAATGGCTTAAATAACATGACCCGTGAATTTGATGTATTAAGCAACCAAGCGGTTCCTGTATCACTAAAAAATGCCACCATTGTGACAAGTGCATTAGAAGTTGAACAAAGTTTAAGTGATATGTTGATGAGTGATAATGAACAGTCACTGAATCAAACATTTGCTATTTATAAGAATATGCATAGCCAAGGTGAAGATGCCGGTAAAGAGTTAGAAGTTTTAGCAACAAATTATAAGATAAACTGGTTAAAACAATATGCAGATAAATACTTGTCTGAAGTTGAATCTATTAATGAGTTAGCATTTGATATTTATTCCATTCAAAAAGAAATTATTTTAAATAAAGAAAAGCTATCAACTGAACGTTCAACGATGAACTATGCGGTTTCATCTGTACGTTCAGAAATGAGTCGTGTCGGTATAACATTATATTCTGATAACGAGTACGCGATGAGTAATGTCACTAACTTTTTAAATCATGCTGTTGAGTTAAGCGGCAACTTGATGTTGTTAGTGACAGAGCCTGATGTAGTTAAAGCAAGATTGATAGCAAAAGATCTTAAACGTACGAACTTATCAGGGATGAAATATGCTTGGGGTGAACTGGTACGTGAAAATGATGCGATAAATGATTTTTCTAGCCTCACAGTGCCTTTTGAAATGGTAAAAAAGTTGTTTGCCGATCAAGGGTATATTGAACGTTATTTAAATGTATTGAAACTCGATGAAGAACAAAGCATTAAATATACCGAAGTTAAACACCAAACAAGTTTGATTATGGATTTGCTCCAAGTGATCACCCAACAATCACATGGCTTAATTAAAAATGGTGAAAATGGGTTCACACATGCAAGTAATGATGCACGACAAATGTTCCTAATTTTCAGCATCATTGGTTTAATTATTTCAGTGTTTGCAGGATCGTGGATAAGCCGCGTCGTCAGAAAGTCTATTGAACATATTAGTGACGTAGTAAATAAAATTAGTGAAGGAAACTTAACAGTTAAAGCAAATACTAATGCTGCAAGCGAATTTGCTCAGTTAGCAGAAGTGCTCAATGATCTCTGCGATCATGATAGAGAATCACTGCAACAATTAATTACTAACAGTAATGAGTTAACCAGTGCGGCTGAATTAAGTATGCGTGCTTCCACAACTTCACGTGTTGCGCTACAAAATCAAAGTGAAGAATTGGCTGTTGTAACAACATCGATGACACAACTTGAGGGATCTATTCGAGAGATCTCGCAAAGTAGCTCTGAGTCAGAAAAACAAGCGCAAAAAGCTCAACAGTTGGCATTAAATGGTGTTGGGATCATAGAGTGCAGTACTCAAGGCTTATTAGCGCTAGAAGAGCAATTCGCAATCAATGAAAAGCGAATGCAAGAGTTAGATAACTACGTAAAAGAAATTACAGAAGTGGTAGAGCTGATTAGTTCTATTGCAAATAACACCAATTTACTGGCTTTAAATGCAGCCATTGAAGCAGCAAGAGCGGGAGAACAAGGCCGTGGCTTTGCTGTTGTTGCAGATGAAGTTCGTCAATTGGCAAGTGAAACAAATCAACAAACAGAGTCTATTCGCAATACGATAGCATCGCTTCATAAAGCGGCAGATGACGTCAATGAAGCGATGTTAGTGAGTCGCAAAGAAATGATGTCGTCTATTGAACGTAGCAGTGATGTGCAACAAGCTATCAATTTGATCAAAAATACCATTTCAGATATCAATCAACAAATGGTGACGATAGCTGTCGCGACACAACAACAAGAACGAGCGTCACAACATGTAGCCCAAAATTTGGAGCAGGTTGCAAGTCGTGCCCAACAAAATAATCACCAGCTTGATACGCTTGTTGATGAAGCTGAACGTGTCGCTGTCATTGCACAACAACAACAAGGTATGTTGAGCCGTTATCATTTAGAGGATGAAAATGATCCCGTCTTATCATTCGAAACACCAGTATCGACTAATTAA
- a CDS encoding tRNA-uridine aminocarboxypropyltransferase, producing MRIHAVHTLYDERLARSTRPFLARGCKVERCRQCMLRTHLCICEYRPLATSNAAFLLVMFDDEILKPSNTGRLIADIFEDTFAYIWSRTEPNTEMLALLNDPQWQPYVVFPAEYAEPERVVENVELPDDKRPLFIMLDGSWAEAKKMFRKSPYLNNFPVLSINPDKPSRYKMREASKDNQLGTAEVAAKIVDLFGEHENAEMLDLWFDVFRENYIAGKMNRLLPDDSALKTLQSFMLDYGN from the coding sequence ATGCGCATACATGCTGTACATACATTATATGACGAACGTTTAGCGCGTTCGACTCGTCCATTTTTAGCTCGCGGTTGTAAAGTTGAGCGTTGTCGTCAATGTATGCTGCGAACTCATCTCTGTATTTGTGAGTATCGACCATTAGCAACATCGAATGCTGCGTTTTTACTCGTAATGTTCGATGACGAGATCTTAAAACCAAGCAATACAGGCCGTTTGATTGCTGATATTTTTGAAGATACCTTCGCTTATATTTGGTCTCGTACTGAGCCGAATACAGAGATGTTAGCACTGCTTAATGATCCACAATGGCAACCTTATGTGGTTTTCCCTGCTGAATATGCAGAGCCTGAACGTGTTGTCGAAAACGTTGAACTGCCAGACGATAAACGTCCCTTATTTATCATGCTGGATGGTAGTTGGGCTGAAGCAAAAAAAATGTTTCGTAAAAGTCCTTACCTAAATAATTTCCCAGTCTTATCGATAAACCCTGATAAACCATCACGTTATAAAATGCGTGAGGCGTCTAAGGATAACCAATTAGGTACAGCAGAAGTTGCTGCTAAAATTGTTGATTTATTTGGTGAGCATGAAAATGCTGAAATGTTAGACCTATGGTTTGATGTATTTCGTGAAAATTACATCGCAGGTAAAATGAATCGACTATTGCCTGATGACTCTGCCTTAAAAACACTTCAAAGTTTTATGCTTGATTACGGAAATTAA
- the nagK gene encoding N-acetylglucosamine kinase, which produces MYYGFDIGGTKIEFGAFNEKLERVATERVATPGDDYNKLIDIVVTLVQQADEKFSCEGLVGIGIPGIEDARNGVVLTSNIPAAKGRTLRADLEAKLGRKVALDNDANCFALSEAWDDEHKDSPSVLGLILGTGVGGGMVFDGKVFSGLNHVGGELGHARLPLDAWLFLGENAPLLGCGCGQKGCIDNYLSGRGFELLYQHYYGEKLKAIEIIGHYREGEEKAVEHVERFLELLAICLANIFTGLDPHVVVLGGGLSNFDVIYDELPKRLPKYLLSVAVAPKVVKAKYGDAGGVRGAAFLNIK; this is translated from the coding sequence ATGTACTACGGCTTTGATATCGGCGGTACCAAAATTGAATTTGGGGCATTTAATGAAAAGCTTGAGCGTGTAGCAACAGAGCGTGTGGCAACACCAGGTGATGATTACAATAAGCTAATCGATATAGTTGTTACTTTGGTTCAACAAGCCGATGAAAAATTTAGTTGTGAAGGCTTGGTAGGCATAGGTATTCCTGGTATTGAAGATGCACGAAATGGCGTTGTATTGACGTCTAATATTCCTGCTGCAAAAGGGCGTACGTTACGTGCAGACTTAGAAGCGAAACTGGGTCGTAAAGTGGCACTTGATAACGATGCGAATTGTTTTGCATTATCTGAAGCGTGGGATGATGAACATAAAGATTCGCCATCAGTTCTAGGTTTAATCCTTGGTACTGGCGTTGGCGGCGGTATGGTATTTGATGGCAAGGTGTTTTCTGGCCTAAACCATGTAGGTGGTGAACTAGGCCATGCTCGATTACCGTTAGATGCATGGTTGTTTTTAGGTGAAAATGCACCGTTACTGGGTTGTGGATGTGGTCAAAAAGGCTGTATTGATAATTATCTTTCGGGTCGTGGTTTTGAATTGTTATACCAGCACTATTACGGTGAAAAGTTAAAAGCAATTGAAATTATTGGTCATTATCGTGAAGGTGAAGAAAAAGCAGTTGAGCATGTAGAACGTTTCTTAGAGTTGCTTGCTATCTGTTTAGCTAATATCTTTACCGGCTTAGATCCGCACGTTGTGGTACTTGGTGGTGGTTTATCTAATTTTGATGTTATTTACGATGAATTACCAAAGCGTTTACCTAAATATTTACTGTCTGTGGCTGTTGCGCCAAAAGTAGTGAAAGCAAAATATGGTGATGCGGGTGGCGTACGTGGTGCGGCATTCTTAAATATAAAATAA
- a CDS encoding DEAD/DEAH box helicase, translated as MSFQSLNLHPNLLKALTELGYSTPTDVQQQAIPLALKGDDVMAGAQTGTGKTAAFALPLLQRLMSLPSQTEQVSTAVENNQKSRNKIRALILTPTRELAQQVFDSITTYAKYTELKVAVAYGGTSMNVQVKALNAGAEILVATPGRLLDHVFNGSVSLSEVETFVLDEADRMLDMGFIVDIQRIMKRMPAERQTLFFSATFSKQVKKLAFDILTNPKMVEVTPANTAAETVEQMVYPVDKHRKAELLAYLIGSRNWRQVLVFTKTKQGSDQLAKDLGLDGIKASSINGDKSQGARQRALDDFKSGKTRVLVATDVAARGLDIEQLEYVVNFDMPFKAEDYVHRIGRTGRAGMTGHAITLMSLDEEWALKAIEDLLDSRLPQQWLEGYEPNPALIETQSVHRGAAAEKRRAKSKSKIHQNRGKHRNRR; from the coding sequence ATGTCGTTTCAATCCCTAAACCTTCATCCCAATTTGTTAAAAGCATTGACTGAATTAGGTTATTCAACACCTACAGATGTACAGCAACAAGCAATTCCATTGGCATTGAAAGGTGATGATGTAATGGCAGGTGCACAAACTGGCACAGGTAAAACAGCAGCATTTGCACTTCCACTATTACAACGCTTAATGAGTTTACCATCGCAAACTGAGCAGGTATCGACAGCGGTCGAAAATAATCAGAAATCACGTAATAAAATTCGTGCTTTAATTTTGACTCCAACACGAGAATTAGCTCAACAAGTATTTGATAGTATTACAACGTATGCCAAATATACCGAGTTAAAAGTGGCGGTTGCTTATGGCGGTACGAGTATGAATGTACAAGTTAAAGCCTTAAATGCAGGCGCTGAAATCTTAGTCGCGACACCTGGACGTTTACTTGATCACGTCTTTAATGGTTCTGTCTCTCTATCTGAAGTTGAAACGTTTGTATTAGATGAAGCAGATCGTATGTTAGACATGGGGTTCATTGTTGATATTCAACGTATTATGAAGCGAATGCCAGCTGAGCGTCAGACATTATTTTTCTCTGCGACTTTTTCAAAGCAAGTTAAAAAACTAGCATTTGATATTCTCACCAATCCTAAAATGGTAGAAGTGACGCCAGCAAATACTGCAGCTGAAACCGTTGAACAAATGGTTTACCCCGTTGATAAACATCGTAAAGCTGAATTACTTGCATATTTAATTGGTTCTCGTAATTGGCGACAGGTACTGGTTTTCACCAAAACCAAACAGGGCTCTGATCAATTAGCTAAAGATCTAGGCCTTGATGGTATTAAAGCATCATCGATCAATGGTGACAAAAGCCAAGGTGCCCGCCAACGTGCATTAGATGATTTCAAATCAGGTAAGACTCGCGTACTAGTTGCGACTGATGTTGCAGCAAGAGGCTTGGACATTGAGCAACTTGAATATGTGGTTAACTTTGATATGCCTTTCAAAGCTGAAGATTATGTTCACCGTATTGGTCGCACAGGTCGAGCAGGGATGACAGGGCATGCGATTACTTTGATGAGCCTTGATGAAGAATGGGCATTAAAAGCGATTGAAGATTTATTAGATAGCCGTCTACCACAGCAATGGCTTGAAGGTTATGAGCCTAACCCTGCATTAATAGAAACACAATCTGTTCACCGTGGTGCGGCAGCTGAAAAGAGACGAGCAAAATCGAAAAGTAAAATTCACCAGAATAGAGGTAAGCATAGAAATCGTCGATAA
- a CDS encoding GGDEF domain-containing protein, whose translation MAGLTKPVRYTVFFLVIFTCIVYVWFMLGGAKKEYIVTPVNSTYQLIDDTGQNGATESSLKIDRSGALLECNIVNKAQWPFCEIAISLTDSVDKGIDLSDYDSVGIDIDYDSPLDGERVRIYLRNFDPAYAKLSDPISLKFNAIEYAPGEDKGLIKFPLRSFQVLSWWIADYEVPVDKSSRQFDNISIIEIATGSYVKEANYSIKLNKLIFYGERINEQTLVKVLLSLWVITAIFFIIIDRIYLRKQIKETEERTQRLRDANRVLYEKSLVFEELAFTDPLTRTRNRHEINEWLAEVTTHSIDNKISFSMMFIDIDHFKQVNDKYGHRLGDEVLRRFASLINKRVRKSDVFARWGGEEFVIFCPATPLGATAELAESIRECIENAVWDNGMKVTCSLGVAELENEDYSHFIERADEALMKAKERGRNRVEIAWNERQL comes from the coding sequence ATGGCAGGTTTAACAAAACCAGTCCGTTATACTGTATTCTTTCTTGTTATTTTCACCTGTATTGTTTACGTGTGGTTTATGCTTGGCGGTGCAAAGAAAGAGTACATTGTGACACCTGTAAATAGTACATATCAACTTATTGATGATACAGGGCAGAATGGTGCAACAGAGTCGTCTTTAAAGATAGATAGAAGCGGCGCATTACTTGAGTGTAATATAGTTAATAAAGCGCAATGGCCTTTTTGTGAAATTGCCATATCACTGACAGATTCAGTTGATAAAGGCATTGATCTTAGTGATTATGATAGCGTTGGGATTGATATTGATTATGATAGCCCTTTAGATGGAGAAAGAGTTCGTATTTATTTACGTAATTTTGATCCAGCTTACGCGAAGTTATCAGATCCTATTTCTCTAAAGTTTAATGCAATTGAGTATGCCCCTGGAGAGGATAAAGGACTGATCAAATTTCCTCTTCGCTCTTTCCAAGTTTTATCATGGTGGATAGCGGATTACGAAGTGCCTGTTGATAAATCCAGTCGACAGTTTGATAACATTTCAATCATTGAAATTGCTACAGGCAGTTATGTAAAAGAAGCCAATTATTCTATTAAATTAAATAAACTGATTTTTTATGGTGAAAGGATCAATGAACAAACGTTAGTAAAAGTATTGCTATCGCTATGGGTGATAACAGCAATATTTTTTATTATTATTGATCGTATTTATCTACGAAAACAGATTAAAGAAACGGAAGAACGTACACAGCGGTTACGTGACGCTAACCGTGTTTTATACGAGAAAAGCTTAGTGTTTGAAGAGCTGGCATTTACGGATCCATTAACACGTACGCGTAATCGACACGAGATCAATGAATGGTTAGCAGAAGTTACAACACACTCTATTGATAACAAAATTTCTTTCTCAATGATGTTTATCGATATCGACCACTTCAAACAAGTAAATGACAAGTATGGTCACCGGTTGGGTGATGAAGTGTTAAGACGATTTGCAAGTTTGATCAATAAGCGTGTTCGAAAATCTGATGTCTTTGCACGTTGGGGAGGAGAAGAGTTTGTAATTTTTTGCCCAGCAACACCTCTAGGTGCAACCGCTGAACTGGCCGAATCTATACGTGAATGCATTGAGAATGCAGTATGGGATAACGGGATGAAAGTGACTTGTAGCTTAGGTGTCGCAGAACTTGAAAATGAAGATTATAGCCACTTCATTGAGCGTGCTGATGAAGCATTAATGAAGGCTAAAGAACGTGGAAGAAATCGAGTTGAGATAGCTTGGAACGAGCGACAATTATAA
- a CDS encoding basic amino acid/polyamine antiporter, giving the protein MDNKLGLGALTALVIGSMIGAGVFSLPQNMALVASPAAVMIGWMITGIGMIFLALSFQYLSILKPEINSGVFGYAQAGFGDYIGFCSAWGYWLSAMLANVSYLVIVFSTLGMFFDKPNDVIFGLGNTWQSVVGASIILWLVYFLILRGVKTAAKINMVTTIAKLVPLFLFVFFTMLAFKWHTFIFDFTGIEFGSKHDLLDQVKSTMLITVWVFIGVEGAVVVSSRARDRKDIGRATILGLLTALIIYIFVTLLSMGVISTPELAKLQNPSMAKVLEHILGPWGAVLIGCGLLISVCGAFLSWTVLATEAPFLAANNNVFPKIYKKQNEAGTAVTALNLTTICIQISLFAVTFAGGTYNNILVIASEMILIPYFLVAAYTLKIAIKTKNRGTLLWVGIFATVYGIWLLYASGLHHLLLSAILYLPGLFFFIKAKREQNKPVFVGKEIYFVLFLITISAFGIYLLATGKLVI; this is encoded by the coding sequence ATGGATAATAAGCTTGGATTAGGAGCGCTAACAGCACTCGTGATCGGCTCAATGATTGGTGCCGGCGTATTTAGCCTTCCTCAAAATATGGCACTCGTTGCAAGTCCAGCGGCTGTAATGATTGGATGGATGATCACCGGTATCGGCATGATCTTTCTCGCCCTATCGTTTCAATACCTTTCGATTCTAAAACCTGAAATCAATAGCGGTGTATTTGGATATGCGCAAGCTGGTTTTGGTGACTACATCGGATTTTGTTCCGCATGGGGTTACTGGCTTAGTGCAATGTTAGCAAATGTCTCATATTTGGTGATTGTCTTTAGCACATTAGGTATGTTTTTCGATAAACCTAATGATGTCATTTTTGGGCTTGGTAATACCTGGCAATCTGTTGTTGGTGCTTCTATTATTTTATGGCTAGTCTACTTCTTAATTTTGCGAGGTGTTAAAACAGCAGCAAAAATTAATATGGTAACAACCATCGCTAAATTAGTTCCGCTCTTCTTATTTGTGTTCTTCACCATGCTTGCCTTCAAATGGCACACATTCATTTTTGATTTTACCGGCATTGAGTTTGGCTCCAAACATGATCTGCTTGATCAAGTAAAATCCACTATGTTAATCACTGTATGGGTCTTTATTGGTGTTGAAGGCGCTGTCGTTGTTTCATCACGAGCTAGAGATCGTAAAGATATCGGTCGAGCAACTATTCTCGGTCTATTAACAGCTCTTATTATTTATATTTTTGTAACGCTTCTTTCTATGGGTGTCATCAGCACACCAGAGCTTGCTAAGTTACAAAATCCATCAATGGCTAAAGTATTAGAACACATTTTAGGCCCGTGGGGAGCCGTACTAATTGGCTGTGGCTTACTTATTTCTGTATGTGGTGCTTTCCTTAGTTGGACGGTTTTAGCGACAGAAGCACCATTTCTTGCCGCGAATAACAATGTATTTCCTAAAATTTATAAGAAACAAAATGAAGCTGGTACAGCTGTTACCGCATTAAACCTAACGACTATTTGTATTCAGATATCTTTATTTGCAGTGACTTTTGCAGGTGGAACCTACAATAACATTCTGGTCATTGCCTCTGAAATGATTTTAATCCCCTACTTTCTAGTTGCAGCATATACGTTAAAAATAGCGATAAAAACTAAAAATAGAGGCACTTTACTCTGGGTTGGTATCTTTGCAACCGTGTACGGTATTTGGCTTCTGTACGCATCAGGTTTACACCATTTGCTATTATCTGCAATTCTGTATTTACCGGGGCTATTTTTCTTTATCAAAGCAAAACGTGAACAAAATAAGCCTGTTTTTGTAGGTAAAGAAATCTATTTTGTTTTATTCCTTATTACTATTTCAGCGTTTGGAATCTACTTACTTGCAACAGGAAAATTAGTCATCTAA
- a CDS encoding cell division inhibitor SulA: protein MNYHSSITASQVYKSTFAADSTQQPLSAAAGQPIEVSYSAEQQTQLAYFLRLLKKANSENRWIMFIGYDALIDKSLLKNAGIDINKVLLLKTPAHQSKHNLMVKALEMGNCSAVIVAGEIEQFDTPLINSAATHGKAMAFVLNKNTTAHLTVH from the coding sequence ATGAACTACCACTCATCAATTACTGCTTCACAAGTTTACAAATCAACATTTGCAGCAGATTCAACTCAGCAACCACTTTCCGCTGCGGCAGGACAACCAATTGAAGTGAGTTATAGTGCAGAGCAGCAAACTCAATTAGCATATTTCTTACGACTATTAAAAAAAGCAAATAGTGAAAACCGTTGGATTATGTTCATAGGTTATGACGCACTAATCGATAAATCATTATTGAAAAATGCAGGTATCGACATCAACAAAGTCTTACTGTTAAAAACACCAGCTCATCAAAGTAAACATAATTTAATGGTTAAGGCATTAGAGATGGGAAATTGCAGTGCTGTTATTGTTGCAGGTGAAATCGAACAGTTTGATACTCCCCTTATAAACTCTGCGGCGACACACGGAAAAGCAATGGCATTTGTTCTAAATAAAAATACAACAGCCCACTTAACCGTGCACTAA
- a CDS encoding sulfite exporter TauE/SafE family protein, with protein MTIEPTTLLAITAIFIGSYVQTAIGFGLAIVSAPILIVYAPQYVPAPICLIALFISLLNALKHRSSIELGGLKMAILGRVPGSIAGAALLVYVSAHVLTLWIGLLVLLAVVVSVLPYRIEPTPRRMVIAGFFSGLFGTSSAIGGPPMAILLQHQEANQLRGNLSAFFVFSSIVSLAAQIPVGFLSLDKLWITLPLIPSAWLGYWLALKTTQSLPKEKIRYAALILCLICGIIAIYESIH; from the coding sequence ATGACTATTGAACCTACCACCTTACTTGCGATTACAGCGATCTTTATCGGATCTTACGTCCAAACAGCTATCGGCTTTGGTTTAGCGATTGTTTCAGCTCCTATTTTGATTGTTTATGCTCCACAATATGTCCCTGCCCCTATTTGCCTTATTGCTTTATTTATCTCGTTACTTAACGCCTTAAAACATCGAAGTAGCATTGAACTTGGTGGTTTAAAAATGGCAATTTTAGGGCGAGTTCCTGGTTCTATTGCAGGTGCGGCTTTACTGGTTTATGTTTCGGCTCACGTCCTAACATTGTGGATTGGTTTACTAGTACTACTTGCTGTGGTTGTGAGTGTCTTACCTTATCGGATTGAACCGACGCCTCGTAGAATGGTTATTGCTGGATTCTTCTCAGGTTTATTCGGTACAAGTTCTGCCATTGGTGGACCGCCAATGGCTATATTGTTACAACATCAGGAAGCCAACCAGTTACGTGGTAACCTGTCTGCATTCTTTGTTTTTAGTTCTATTGTTTCTTTAGCGGCGCAAATTCCTGTCGGTTTTCTTTCCTTAGATAAACTTTGGATCACTCTACCTTTAATTCCAAGTGCGTGGCTGGGATATTGGTTAGCACTCAAAACTACCCAGTCTCTACCGAAAGAAAAGATTCGATACGCTGCTCTTATCTTGTGCTTAATCTGTGGCATCATTGCCATCTATGAAAGTATTCACTAG
- the bla gene encoding class A beta-lactamase has translation MSYLSKKVSKHIIGSVLTASLLGFSSVSLAENMTVNSAIEHAEKQLDARIGVSVLDGKGKQLFGYNSDQRFPLMSTFKTLACAKLLHDNQINNGMMDKTYLINADTILDYAPIFKDKVGTEVSLKEACFATMTTSDNSAANLVLNHIDGPVGVTTFLIDSGDNVTRLDRVEPLLNEATPGDKRDTTTPYAMNKTISNLVLGSALNESSKQQLKDWMEANKVSNGLLRSVLPKGWEIADRSGAGGHGSRGITAVVWNEQKQPLVISIYLTGTKASIPERDEEIAQIGQAVFKQFGA, from the coding sequence ATGAGTTATTTATCAAAAAAAGTATCAAAACACATTATTGGTTCAGTATTAACCGCCTCTCTTTTGGGCTTTTCTAGCGTCAGCCTAGCGGAAAATATGACAGTTAATTCAGCGATTGAACATGCTGAAAAGCAATTAGATGCAAGAATTGGAGTATCAGTATTAGATGGCAAAGGAAAACAGTTATTTGGTTATAACAGTGATCAACGTTTTCCATTAATGAGTACTTTTAAAACACTTGCTTGTGCAAAGTTGCTACATGATAACCAAATCAATAATGGCATGATGGATAAAACCTATCTGATCAACGCCGATACAATTTTAGATTATGCGCCAATATTTAAAGATAAAGTCGGGACTGAAGTATCATTAAAAGAGGCATGTTTTGCCACCATGACTACCAGTGATAATTCAGCGGCGAATTTAGTACTAAATCATATTGATGGTCCTGTTGGTGTAACGACATTCTTAATTGACAGTGGTGACAACGTAACAAGATTAGATCGTGTTGAACCATTACTCAATGAGGCAACACCAGGCGATAAACGTGATACCACTACGCCTTATGCGATGAATAAAACCATTTCCAATTTAGTATTAGGTAGTGCTTTAAACGAATCCTCAAAACAACAACTGAAAGATTGGATGGAAGCAAATAAAGTCTCGAATGGCTTGTTGCGCTCAGTTCTGCCAAAAGGGTGGGAGATTGCAGATCGGTCAGGTGCTGGTGGTCATGGCTCTCGTGGTATTACTGCGGTGGTATGGAATGAACAAAAACAACCTTTAGTGATCAGTATTTACCTAACAGGTACTAAAGCGAGTATTCCTGAGCGAGACGAAGAAATAGCTCAGATTGGTCAGGCTGTTTTTAAGCAGTTTGGCGCTTAA
- a CDS encoding prepilin-type N-terminal cleavage/methylation domain-containing protein, with the protein MKIRGFSLIELVISIVIVGIIAVFVAPKFLNISRDARIALLKGVKSSLITASDFVHTRATVLGVENDLNKSVIDAGDVNIEIVMGYPTGHWMRSMRYLLTLNDISYTRGRDTQCQSEWCGLGNQRTVPSGQIPPLPAGSTTPKVGKIFPRGFSYNDQCGVYFVNYYDGEPPVVGIEDKDC; encoded by the coding sequence GTGAAAATTAGAGGTTTTAGTCTTATTGAACTAGTTATCAGCATCGTTATTGTTGGAATTATTGCTGTTTTCGTTGCCCCTAAGTTTTTAAATATCAGTAGAGATGCTCGCATTGCTTTATTAAAAGGTGTGAAGTCTTCACTGATAACGGCAAGTGATTTTGTCCATACTCGTGCCACTGTTCTTGGTGTTGAAAATGATCTTAATAAGTCAGTGATAGATGCTGGTGATGTTAATATAGAAATTGTTATGGGTTATCCAACAGGGCATTGGATGCGTAGCATGCGCTATTTACTGACTCTAAATGATATATCCTATACAAGAGGTCGAGATACCCAATGCCAATCGGAGTGGTGCGGTTTGGGTAATCAACGAACAGTACCTAGTGGTCAAATACCGCCATTACCAGCAGGAAGTACCACACCGAAAGTCGGTAAAATATTTCCTCGCGGCTTTAGTTATAACGATCAGTGTGGAGTTTACTTTGTAAATTATTACGATGGGGAACCACCTGTTGTCGGTATTGAAGATAAAGATTGTTAA